The Molothrus aeneus isolate 106 chromosome 15, BPBGC_Maene_1.0, whole genome shotgun sequence genome includes a region encoding these proteins:
- the LOC136563150 gene encoding neuropeptide Y receptor type 6-like, giving the protein MDKAVQHPSETLNQTISNISLSQFLNFDTCHLSSLAEFLLITAYTLVTLVGLVGNLCLIIIIKRRKEAQNVTNILIANLSLSDVLICIMCIPVTVAYTLMDHWIFGEAMCKIGSFIQSLSVSVSIFSLVLIAVERYQLIVNPRGWKPNISHAYWGILFIWGLSLIISTPFLVFHQITDEPFKHLSFHSDFYKNKVACIEAWPSLTERLIFTTSLLVFQYCFPLGFIFICYLRIFVCLRRRRGKIDRMRENENRLSENKRINMMLVSIVVTFAACWLPLNIFNVVFDWNYEALMSCNHNLAFTICHLVAMISTCINPIFYGFLNRNFQKDLVVLAHHCRCSASQEEYENIALSNLQTDASKGSLKLNNPHVDI; this is encoded by the coding sequence ATGGATAAAGCTGTTCAGCACCCCAGCGAGACCCTGAATCAAACTATCTCTAACATTAGCCTTTCCCAGTTCTTGAACTTTGATACATGCCACCTTTCCTCCCTTGCAGAATTCTTGCTAATTACAGCTTACACATTGGTTACCCTGGTGGGGCTCGTTGGAAATCTTTGcctaattattataataaagaGACGGAAAGAAGCTCAAAATGTCACCAACATTTTGATTGCCAACCTCTCTTTATCAGATGTCTTGATCTGTATCATGTGCATTCCTGTCACAGTGGCATACACCTTAATGGACCACTGGATATTTGGGGAGGCAATGTGTAAAATAGGCTCTTTCATACAAAGCCTGTCAGTCTCAGTCTCCATTTTCTCACTTGTACTCATTGCTGTTGAGAGATATCAGTTAATTGTGAACCCACGTGGCTGGAAGCCCAATATTTCACATGCTTATTGGGGAATTCTTTTCATCTGGGGGCTTTCCCTCATCATATCCACTCCTTTTTTAGTATTCCACCAAATAACAGATGAACCCTTCAAACATTTGTCCTTCCACAGTGATTTCTACAAGAACAAGGTGGCTTGCATCGAGGCATGGCCATCTCTTACAGAGAGGCTGATTTTCACCACTAGCCTGCTGGTTTTCCAGTACTGCTTCCCACTGggctttatttttatctgctATCTCAGGATATTTGTGTGTCTTCGAAGGAGAAGGGGTAAAATAGACAGGATGAGAGAGAATGAGAACAGGCTGAGTGAAAACAAAAGGATCAATATGATGCTGGTGTCAATAGTGGTGACCTTTGCAGCTTGCTGGCTGCCTCTCAATATATTCAATGTGGTTTTTGACTGGAACTACGAGGCACTAATGAGCTGTAATCACAACCTGGCATTTACAATCTGCCACCTTGTGGCCATGATCTCGACATGTATCAATCCCATCTTTTATGGATTTCTGAACAGGAATTTTCAGAAGGATTTGGTAGTGTTAGCTCACCACTGCAGGTGCTCAGCATCACAAGAGGAATATGAAAATATTGCCCTTTCAAACCTGCAAACAGATGCATCTAAGGGGTCTCTGAAGTTAAATAATCCCCATGTggatatataa
- the HNRNPA0 gene encoding heterogeneous nuclear ribonucleoprotein A0 gives MENSQLCKLFIGGLNVQTTEAGLREHFAAYGTLTDCVVVLNPQTKRSRCFGFVTYSAVEEADAAMAASPHAVDGNAVELKRAVSREDSAKPGAHAKVKKLFVGGLKGDVGEGDLVQHFSQFGPVEKAEIIADKQSGKKRGFGFVYFQNHDAADKAAVVKFHPIQGHRVEVKKAVPKEDIQAGGGGGGSSRPSRGGRGGRGRGGGGSGNRDHNGLSKGGGGYNSYGSYGGGGGGGYGSYGSGSYGGGGGGGGGDYGNGYGGFGSYSQHQSSYGPMKSGGGGGGGGGNWGGRSNSGPYRGGYGGGGYGGGSF, from the coding sequence ATGGAGAACTCGCAGCTGTGCAAGCTGTTCATCGGCGGGCTGAACGTGCAGACCACGGAGGCCGGGCTGCGGGAGCACTTCGCGGCCTACGGCACCCTCACCGACTGCGTGGTCGTGCTCAACCCGCAGACCAAGCGCTCCCGGTGCTTCGGCTTCGTCACCTACTCGGCGGTGGAGGAGGCGGACGCCGCCATGGCCGCGTCCCCCCACGCGGTGGACGGGAACGCGGTGGAGCTGAAGCGGGCCGTGTCCCGGGAGGACTCGGCCAAGCCCGGCGCTCACGCCAAGGTGAAGAAGCTCTTCGTGGGCGGCCTCAAAGGGGACGTGGGCGAAGGGGACCTGGTGCAGCACTTCAGCCAGTTCGGCCCCGTGGAGAAGGCCGAGATCATCGCCGACAAACAGAGCGGGAAAAAGCGCGGCTTCGGTTTCGTCTACTTCCAGAACCACGACGCCGCCGATAAGGCGGCCGTGGTTAAGTTCCACCCGATCCAGGGCCACCGAGTGGAGGTCAAGAAGGCCGTGCCCAAGGAGGACATCCAGGCGggcgggggaggcggcggctCGTCCAGGCCCTCCcggggaggcagaggaggaaggggtcggggcggcggcggctccggtaACCGGGATCACAACGGGCTTTCCAAAGGAGGTGGCGGCTACAACAGCTACGGCAGCTACGGCGGGGGAGGAGGCGGCGGGTACGGCTCCTATGGCAGCGGTTCCTacggaggcggcggcggagggggAGGCGGAGACTACGGCAACGGGTACGGCGGGTTCGGCAGCTACAGCCAGCACCAGTCCTCCTACGGCCCCATGAAGAGCGgcggaggaggtggaggaggggGCGGCAACTGGGGGGGCCGCAGTAACAGTGGACCGTACAGAGGAGGCTATGGTGGGGGAGGCTACGGGGGCGGCTCTTTCTGA